Sequence from the Helianthus annuus cultivar XRQ/B chromosome 13, HanXRQr2.0-SUNRISE, whole genome shotgun sequence genome:
TAAGCATTTGCCATTTCCCGCATGAGCACCGACTGCGTCTGTATTCAACGGTGTACTCGTTTCCACCGTCATCATTGGTTTCTTCCCTTGAAACTACCGCGTAGCGACCTTCTATGACATCGTAGACGGACACTTCATGTTGCATGGCTACGGAATGCAACTTGTTAAACCTGGACCAAATTTGAGGGGGTAGAGGGGTATTGCAGCTTTGGGCCATCTGCGCGTGCCGAGCATACTCTGATACGTCCTTGGTGAACGTATAATGAATCAAGGATTTTACTGGCAGGAGTCTTGCTTCACGTAAGACATTATTCATAGACTCGGATATGTTCGTCGTAATGTTACCCCAACGACGGTTTCCGCGGTCATGAACAATAGTCCACTTGCTTTTGTCGATGTCGTTCAGGTAGTTCCAAGCACCCTGATTTAACATCTGCATTTCCCTCACAGCCCAAACATACTTTCTGCGTTGACTTGTGCTCCCGATCATCCAACACAGCTTCCTAAGAGATTTGGTCTTGAACCTACCACTAAAATTGCTTCTTACATGCCGAAGACAATAACGGTGGTAGGCATTTGGTTCCCTCCAATCCACAAGGTTCTCCATCGCATTAATTATCCTGGCATGACGGTCTGATAGAACACAAATTCTACTGTTACAGTCTCTGGTGACGCATTCCTTCAAATTTTGGAAGAACCAACACCAACTATGAACCGTCTCTTCGTCAACTAGAGCGTACGCCACTGGCATTATGTAGTTGTTGGCGTTTTTGGTTACCGCAACCAACAACTTACCACGATACCCTCCTTTCAAGTGTGTGCCGTCCACAGAGATGACAGGCTGGCAAAGATGAAACGCGCGAATAGAAGGACCAAATGCCCAAAAAACATATTTGAATGTTGGATGTCCTGGAGCCGAGTGCGGGTGATGAAACCATGAAACCACCGTACCAGGGTTTCGAGACTGAAGCCGTAACACATACTTTGGCAGCTCCTGAAAGTTGCTTTCCCAGGTTCCATATATCCTCTCAATTGCCTTTCTTCGTCCATGCCACGCCTTCGTATACGTAACATCGACAGACATCGCTTGCTTTATATGCGTCCTGATGTGTTTCACCTTCAACGCAATGTCTGTACGAATTTGTGGCAGGATGTGTGCAGCGATATCCTTAGATCTAAGGCACCTGTTGTTGTTGCGTACCGCCGTGGAATAACAACTATGGGCAGGCGCCCAGTTGGTAATTTGCCACAGGTGTTGGTGTTTCTGCTTTGATGCCGTTGCACGCCATTCACACAAACGAGCATGAGGGAaagggtttttaaaatttttgtttctgGTGTAGCATTTAACTTTGTATAAAGTTGGTTTGCTATCCGTCACAAAAATTTCCCTTCCACGGCGAATGTTCCATTCTCGGATAGCAAGGTCCACCTCCTGTTTTGATTTGAAATACATGCCGAGACGTATCTGTTTTACTTTTGGATTCCATACGTCCATTGGATTATCTTCATAATCCGGACACATGTAATCTCTAAGTTCCTCGTCCTCATTTGGGTCTTCATGTGTCCCTGGAATGATAGGCCTCGGCTGAGCCAGGGTCAACTGAGTGTGTTGGTTGACTGCAGCCTCGTCGTCAGAAGTGCCATCGTCGGATGGTGGTGCCTCTTCACTTTCAGAACTTTCTTCAGTGCTGCAACTTTCCGAATCATCAAAACCGTCATTATTGTTGTCACCGACCAGAAACTGGGAGGACAGACCTACTATGTTATCAACAGGAGGCATGAAGTGGTGTTCTTGAGTTGTTTGCCCGTATCCCTCGTCATCTTCATCAGAATCTTGGGTGTCAACAACATTACGTTGTGTAATGTCATGCAGAAGGTTTGTGAAACTCATGTGTTGGACAGGATTGACTGCCTCCCACTGAACATAGATCTCGGCAATGAAGTTGCTATCCGATACTTCTGCTAAATAGTTCATCGTTTCAACACATCATCGTTGAAAAGTTTTGTTGTTTGAGATATGCCCTGAAACGTGTACCCTAGTAACAATGAAAGGTGCACCGATTCTTACTGTAGTTGAACATCATTACAGATTGAATCCACGAATTGGTCATACGACGATTTATGTCGCATAAGGAAAGAGGTTGTTAGCATGGATTGGTCAAACTGAATAGCCCCGTTAACAAAGGAAAACACACCGCCCAAATATAGTCTTACGAGGTATGGCCGAAAAGAATCCATGAACTAAGAAAGTGTAAGAAAGTGAAATGTTAAGAAATGTTAAGGATGAGTGGGTTGTGTAAGCTGTATTTCGTTTAGTATCTATCTGTTTTAAGGAAAGTTAGTGTGGGTTGAGAACCTAATACAAttggtatttatagtgttggagTAACAAGATAGTTGGTGGAGCCCACCATCTTCTGGGTTAATATAcatataataattattttttaatattctaAAAAGTAAAAATGTAAGTTCTCTTAAAACAACTTTAAATACATATACGGCACCGTTCATTTCAACTAGTCAGTTAATCGGATTTTATTATTCGTTTGAAGTGGTTCTATTTTTTTCGTTTGAACCATCATTGAAATTATGTTTATAACGGGTTCGCAACAACAAGGCATGTTACAACACAAAATTTAACAGGGTTATTTATTAGGTAATTCAACAACATTACAACATTACAATAGAATCTGTCAAACTCGCAAATTACATAAATGCAGTACTATTTTAATTACATGCAGCCGAGGCCACTTTGTTAAAAATAACAAAACCTAAAACTAGTGATACGGGCCCGCAAAAATTGGGTCTGTCGCATGATAGAAGATACATAGCATCCTTTCAAGTTGAGCTTCCTAACGCAACTCTTTTGCGAAAGGAAATGAGAGGTCTGAGGTTAAGGATGCTGATAATTCTGCAACCTCGGTGATGTTCGGCGAACAACATTACAATAGGATCTAAATCTCCTACCGAAAACGGGGGTGATGCCCCCACCAGAAGTTGCAGAATAATTTACGGGAGGAGGTGGTAGATGAGAACTGCCTCAGCGTCTGCTAAATCTTTCATAAGACTCAATATCAGTCGTAGATGCATCCAGAGCAGCAGATTTTATTATCCTCGTACACCTTACGGGAGGAGATGGTAGATGAGAATAATCTTTCTCCTCCACACAAGATCTTCCCACTTGGTATACGAAAAATAAAACTGAGAAAAACATTATGATGAATGAGGTCCCGAATGATCCAAGAGCATGATGATACATTAACCAAATTTTCGAATCGCCAGAAATATCAACCAACGAACATCTTTTATGAAGAACATCATATAGACACAATTGAAAATTcaacattatatttttttaacaaacacaGTATGTTGTTACATATGAATTGTTGTGCATCTGTAATGTAATATAGTTGGGTTATAAAACTGAACATTTCAAATTTCAGAACAATTATAAAATTCTCTCCCTGCAAAACGGTCAAACACCAACTTTCATTAACATTGTAGGATGAATCAGCAACCTTCATTAACATTGTAGAATGAATCAGCAACCTTGAATAACATTGTCTTATGAATCAGCAACCTTCATTAAAATTCTTGTATCATTCGGCGACTTTCAGCAACATTGTGATATTATAAAGCGACTTTCAGCAAGATTGTCATATCATTCGGCGACTTTCAGCAAGAAAGTAATATGAATCAGCGACTTTCATCATCATTGTAATATCATACAGCGACTTTCAGGAAGATAGTTATATCATACAGCGACTTTCATAAGGTCGCTGTATCAAACAGCAACCTTCAACATGTTTTGCAGCTTTTGCAGTTTGGCATGATTTTTTGCAGAAATCTCATTGAAAGTCGCTGTATGAAACAGCAACTTACCTAAATCTGAAAACAAAAAGTTTGACCACCTAATGGCACTCTTTTCTTGCTCAGACCACCTATTTATGCAAAAAATTCCATCATATGTGCTTTGAAGCTCGTTTTCCTTGTTGCTAGCATTCTCACCAACATAACTCCCGACTTCGATGACCTTGCCTATGACAAGACACACGGGTTTGACACCATCATTCACTGTTGAAGATGTTGAATGGTTTCCCCTTACGTGGATTTAAAATAATTGTTTTTACCTGCATTATCATTGTTGGTGACTCCATTAGCACATTGTGCTAACTCATTTACGATTTATTCCCCACTTGTATGCCTTTTAACCAAAAAAGGAGAAACAGTCTACCCCAAATCTCTTATTAATCTTGGCTACGTCGGTGATCTCTTGGTACTTTGTGgatgaaagttttttttttcttctaggTTTGGCTATATGTCGGTGATTACTGAGAAAATATTTATAtcttttactttttatttttttctgaatTTTTGTCGAATCCGTCATTCATATGTTGTTAAGTACCGACAAACTGTAGCAATTGGTGATCGTTTTTAGTAGCGTTAATTATATAGGATTAAAAAGTCAAAACCTTTAAAAAGTTACAACGGACAATATTTTATATATGTCGGTTAATCctataatatataaaaatgttttatatGTGCATTCAAAGCAGTCTAGGTATGTAAGATGAAAAATGTTGCATCCGCACTGAAATAGAGGTTTTCTACGCTTCTCGCACACCCTATATCATTCACTAGATCTTTGCTGATGTTTTCAAGATTATAGAAGATGATATGACTGTACGCTCATCGAGTATAATAGGTAGCATGTGCATCATGTGTAGTCTTCTGACTTCTATAATGTGGCATTCTTACAGTCCTGGATATTACATCATCTGAATGGTAATTCTTGTCTTCCTGTCGAATGAGCTAACGAATTGTTCCAAACTCCTGATTGTTGTACCCAAATGATTCTTGTCCTCAATTTGTTTGTTTGTGTAATGTTAAACGAAGGAACACGACAAGCTCCATAAGTGTTCATTTAGTTTGATTACATGCATAGTCACAAACCACTAGGGCCGTTCAAATTGCTCGCCGCTCGtcgctcgctcgacgctcgttcaGAAATTGTtcgaaaaatgctcgttcgatttgacgctcagttgtaaatgagccgctctgctcggttcggtttgtaaacgagccaagcatgagcaaaggtccgctcagctcggttcggctcgaattattagttttaattagtatatatacatgtacacttacatatataataaacatgtatatacacatatacatacacacaaatatatattatacatatatatatacacatacctaaatatatacacatattacacatacatatatacaaaaatataaattaaatttagaGTTTTATATGTACCATTCTCTTAGATTTTGGTCCACTATATgcaaatttacaactatatctatacgtactagcccaaccacgccgataaaaaaattaatatcaaatctaaaagttaaaccaTAAACCGTTAAACGATAGTCTGCTCATTGCCTGAATGTTTCATGTCGTTATCCTAAATCGATCGTCTCCAGCTCTCAACGTAATTGTTCGTGCGATATAATCATCAcctcgtcggccacaacattgttattcataagaaatatattatgccatgaaatgtggatgtttttaaagacataaaaacttgcTACTCAATATTGTCACTATCACTCTCAGAAAAATTAAATTGGGCGACACGGTTGTTCAAATCGCTCAaacttcgctcgacg
This genomic interval carries:
- the LOC110901845 gene encoding uncharacterized protein LOC110901845, which encodes MNYLAEVSDSNFIAEIYVQWEAVNPVQHMSFTNLLHDITQRNVVDTQDSDEDDEGYGQTTQEHHFMPPVDNIVGLSSQFLVGDNNNDGFDDSESCSTEESSESEEAPPSDDGTSDDEAAVNQHTQLTLAQPRPIIPGTHEDPNEDEELRDYMCPDYEDNPMDVWNPKVKQIRLGMYFKSKQEVDLAIREWNIRRGREIFVTDSKPTLYKVKCYTRNKNFKNPFPHARLCEWRATASKQKHQHLWQITNWAPAHSCYSTAVRNNNRCLRSKDIAAHILPQIRTDIALKVKHIRTHIKQAMSVDVTYTKAWHGRRKAIERIYGTWESNFQELPKYVLRLQSRNPGTVVSWFHHPHSAPGHPTFKYVFWAFGPSIRAFHLCQPVISVDGTHLKGGYRGKLLVAVTKNANNYIMPVAYALVDEETVHSWCWFFQNLKECVTRDCNSRICVLSDRHARIINAMENLVDWREPNAYHRYCLRHVRSNFSGRFKTKSLRKLCWMIGSTSQRRKYVWAVREMQMLNQGAWNYLNDIDKSKWTIVHDRGNRRWGNITTNISESMNNVLREARLLPVKSLIHYTFTKDVSEYARHAQMAQSCNTPLPPQIWSRFNKLHSVAMQHEVSVYDVIEGRYAVVSREETNDDGGNEYTVEYRRSRCSCGKWQMLRFPCSHAIAICCWRGEQPHDVTNSIFHTTTY